A genomic window from Streptococcus sanguinis includes:
- a CDS encoding branched-chain amino acid aminotransferase has translation MTVNLDWENLGFSYMKLPYRYLAYYRNGQWEEGTLTEDATLHISESSPCLHYGQQAFEGLKAYRTKDGSIQLFRPDKNAERLQRTADRLLMPQVSTEMFVEAVKQVVRANEEYVPPYGTGGTLYIRPLLIGVGDIIGVKPAEEYIFTIFVMPVGNYFKGGLTPTNFIVSDDYDRAAPHGTGAAKVGGNYAASLLPGKIAKDKHFSDVIYLDPATHTKIEEVGSANFFGITKDDEFVTPLSPSILPSITKYSLLYLAEHRLGLKPIEGDVPLADLGKFTEAGACGTAAVISPIGGIQHGEDFHVFYSETEVGPVTRKLYDELTGIQFGDVEAPEGWIVKV, from the coding sequence GAAGGAACCCTAACTGAGGACGCTACGCTCCATATTTCTGAGTCGTCTCCTTGCCTTCACTACGGTCAGCAGGCTTTTGAGGGTCTGAAGGCTTATCGAACTAAAGACGGCAGCATTCAGCTCTTTCGTCCGGATAAAAATGCGGAACGTCTGCAGCGGACAGCTGACCGCTTGCTCATGCCGCAGGTTTCTACAGAAATGTTTGTGGAAGCAGTCAAGCAAGTTGTCCGAGCTAATGAAGAATATGTACCACCTTATGGAACAGGCGGAACCCTTTATATTCGACCTCTCTTGATTGGAGTCGGTGACATTATCGGAGTGAAACCAGCTGAAGAATACATTTTTACAATCTTTGTAATGCCAGTCGGCAATTACTTCAAAGGCGGTCTGACTCCGACTAACTTCATTGTCTCAGATGACTATGATCGCGCGGCACCGCACGGAACTGGTGCAGCTAAAGTAGGAGGCAATTACGCTGCCAGTTTATTACCAGGAAAGATTGCTAAGGATAAGCATTTCTCTGATGTGATTTATCTGGATCCAGCAACCCATACCAAGATTGAAGAAGTAGGGTCAGCCAACTTCTTTGGTATCACCAAGGATGATGAGTTTGTAACACCGCTCAGTCCCTCAATCTTGCCATCCATCACCAAGTACTCTTTGCTTTATCTGGCGGAGCATAGACTAGGACTCAAACCGATTGAGGGTGATGTTCCTCTGGCAGACTTGGGTAAATTCACTGAAGCGGGAGCTTGCGGAACAGCTGCAGTTATATCACCTATCGGTGGTATCCAGCACGGCGAAGATTTCCATGTCTTTTATAGCGAAACAGAAGTTGGCCCAGTCACTCGCAAGCTGTATGACGAATTGACTGGTATCCAATTCGGTGATGTTGAAGCACCAGAAGGTTGGATTGTAAAAGTATAA
- a CDS encoding DUF2969 domain-containing protein: MSKKDKKIEIQITDSKVKVGADQFDGYSLAIGKKVIGEIAELDGQFAIIKNGNAESFYKKLERAVETLIETYNLSK; the protein is encoded by the coding sequence ATGAGTAAAAAAGACAAAAAGATTGAAATTCAAATCACAGACAGCAAAGTGAAGGTCGGAGCAGACCAATTTGATGGTTATAGTCTTGCTATTGGCAAGAAGGTTATCGGCGAGATTGCCGAACTAGATGGCCAGTTTGCAATCATCAAAAATGGAAATGCTGAAAGTTTTTATAAAAAACTTGAAAGAGCTGTGGAAACTTTGATTGAAACCTATAATTTAAGCAAATAG
- the rpsA gene encoding 30S ribosomal protein S1, which yields MNEFEDLLNSVSQVEPGDVVTAEVLTVDANQANVAIAGTGVEGVLTLRELTNDRDADINDLVKPGETLELLVLRQVVGKDTDTVTYLVSKKRLEARKAWDKLVGREEEVVTVKGTRAVKGGLSVEFEGLRGFIPASMLDTRFVRNTERFVGQEFDAKIKEVDPKENRFILSRREVVEAEAAAARAEVFGKLNVGDVVTGKVARITSFGAFIDLGGVDGLVHLTELSHERNVSPKSVVSVGDEIEVKVLDLNEEEGRVSLSLKATTPGPWDGVEQKLAAGDVIEGTVKRLTDFGAFVEVLPGIDGLVHISQISHKRVESPKDALKVGQEVTVKVLEVNAAAERVSLSIKALEERPAQEEGQKDEKRQSRPRRPKRQEKRDFELPETQTGFSMADLFGDIEL from the coding sequence ATGAATGAATTTGAAGATTTGCTAAACAGTGTTAGCCAAGTTGAGCCAGGTGACGTCGTTACTGCTGAAGTATTGACTGTTGACGCTAACCAAGCTAATGTTGCAATCGCTGGAACTGGTGTTGAGGGTGTTTTGACTCTTCGTGAGTTGACAAACGACCGCGACGCTGATATCAACGACCTTGTAAAACCAGGTGAAACACTTGAATTGCTTGTTCTTCGTCAAGTAGTAGGTAAAGATACAGATACAGTAACTTACCTGGTATCTAAAAAACGTTTGGAAGCTCGCAAAGCTTGGGACAAATTGGTTGGTCGTGAAGAAGAAGTTGTCACTGTTAAGGGCACTCGTGCTGTTAAAGGTGGACTTTCAGTTGAGTTTGAAGGACTTCGTGGATTTATCCCTGCTTCAATGCTTGATACTCGTTTCGTTCGCAACACTGAGCGTTTTGTAGGTCAAGAGTTTGATGCTAAGATTAAAGAAGTAGATCCAAAAGAAAACCGCTTCATCCTTTCTCGTCGTGAAGTTGTAGAAGCTGAAGCTGCAGCAGCACGTGCTGAAGTCTTTGGTAAGTTGAATGTTGGTGATGTTGTAACTGGTAAAGTTGCTCGTATCACTAGCTTCGGTGCGTTCATTGACCTTGGCGGAGTTGACGGATTGGTTCATTTGACTGAATTGTCACATGAGCGCAATGTATCGCCTAAGTCTGTTGTATCAGTTGGTGATGAAATTGAAGTGAAAGTTCTTGACTTGAACGAAGAAGAAGGACGCGTATCCCTCTCTCTTAAAGCAACAACACCTGGACCATGGGATGGCGTTGAGCAAAAACTTGCTGCAGGCGATGTGATTGAAGGAACTGTAAAACGTTTGACTGATTTCGGTGCTTTCGTTGAAGTATTGCCGGGTATTGATGGATTGGTTCACATCTCACAAATTTCACACAAACGTGTTGAAAGCCCTAAGGATGCCCTTAAGGTTGGTCAAGAAGTGACTGTTAAGGTTCTTGAAGTGAATGCTGCTGCTGAGCGTGTATCACTTTCTATCAAGGCTCTTGAAGAACGTCCAGCTCAAGAAGAAGGACAAAAAGATGAGAAACGTCAATCACGTCCTCGTCGTCCAAAACGTCAAGAAAAACGTGACTTTGAACTTCCAGAAACTCAAACTGGATTCTCAATGGCTGATTTGTTTGGCGATATTGAATTGTAA
- a CDS encoding NUDIX hydrolase, translated as MTVKLIAHTLIEKDGRYLLIKRSKIKRGLTNVDSSYWDIPGGSVEENELPIEAALREAMEEVNQKLRIDKIIHEDSQFDASKDSVFTRLVYGGRIVEHRDIILDPEEHTDFVWISSLEDIESDLVVPYLLEIFANKSI; from the coding sequence ATGACAGTAAAATTAATCGCCCATACCTTGATCGAGAAAGACGGGAGGTATTTGCTTATCAAACGCTCGAAAATAAAGCGAGGTCTTACTAATGTGGATTCTAGCTATTGGGATATTCCTGGTGGGAGTGTAGAAGAGAATGAACTGCCTATAGAGGCGGCTCTACGTGAGGCTATGGAAGAAGTTAATCAAAAGCTTCGGATTGATAAGATTATCCATGAAGATAGTCAGTTTGATGCTAGCAAAGATAGTGTTTTCACACGCTTAGTTTATGGGGGCAGAATTGTGGAGCATCGTGATATTATATTGGATCCAGAAGAGCATACAGACTTTGTCTGGATTTCTTCTTTAGAAGACATAGAGAGTGATCTCGTTGTTCCTTATTTGCTTGAAATTTTTGCTAACAAATCCATTTAA
- a CDS encoding L-lactate dehydrogenase, which yields MTATKQHKKVILVGDGAVGSSYAFALVNQGIAQELGIIEIPQLFEKAVGDALDLSHALAFTSPKKIYAAKYEDCADADLVVITAGAPQKPGETRLDLVGKNLAINKSIVEQVVASGFDGIFLVAANPVDVLTYSTWKFSGFPKERVIGSGTSLDSARFRQALAEKLDVDARSVHAYIMGEHGDSEFAVWSHANIAGVNLEEFLKDTQNVQEAELVELFEGVRDAAYTIINKKGATYYGIAVALARITKAILYDENAVLPLSVFQEGQYGVSNVFIGQPAIVGAHGIVRPVNIPLNDAEQQKMQASAKELKAIIDEAWKNPEFQEASKN from the coding sequence ATGACTGCTACTAAACAACATAAAAAAGTCATCCTTGTCGGTGACGGTGCTGTAGGTTCATCTTACGCATTTGCTCTTGTAAACCAAGGTATCGCTCAAGAACTTGGTATCATTGAAATTCCTCAATTGTTCGAAAAAGCTGTTGGTGATGCGCTTGACCTTAGCCACGCGCTTGCTTTCACTTCACCGAAGAAAATCTACGCAGCTAAATACGAAGACTGTGCGGATGCTGACCTCGTAGTCATCACTGCAGGTGCCCCTCAAAAACCAGGTGAAACTCGTCTTGACCTTGTAGGTAAAAACCTTGCTATCAACAAATCAATCGTTGAACAAGTTGTTGCTTCAGGCTTTGATGGAATCTTCCTTGTGGCAGCTAACCCAGTAGACGTATTGACTTACTCTACATGGAAGTTCTCAGGATTCCCTAAAGAACGCGTTATTGGTTCAGGTACTTCACTTGACTCAGCTCGTTTCCGTCAAGCACTTGCTGAAAAACTTGATGTCGATGCTCGTTCAGTTCACGCTTACATCATGGGTGAACACGGTGACTCAGAGTTTGCGGTTTGGTCACACGCTAACATCGCCGGTGTAAACCTTGAAGAGTTCCTTAAGGATACCCAAAACGTTCAAGAAGCTGAATTGGTTGAGTTGTTCGAAGGTGTTCGTGATGCAGCTTACACAATCATCAACAAAAAAGGTGCTACATACTACGGTATCGCAGTAGCACTTGCTCGTATCACTAAAGCTATCCTTTACGATGAAAATGCAGTACTTCCATTGTCTGTATTCCAAGAAGGTCAATATGGTGTAAGCAACGTCTTTATCGGTCAACCTGCTATCGTAGGTGCACACGGTATCGTACGTCCAGTAAACATCCCATTGAACGATGCGGAACAACAAAAGATGCAAGCTTCTGCTAAAGAATTGAAAGCAATTATTGATGAAGCATGGAAGAATCCAGAATTCCAAGAAGCATCTAAAAACTAA
- the gyrA gene encoding DNA gyrase subunit A: MKERHFLMQDRNLVNVNLTSEMKTSFIDYAMSVIVSRALPDVRDGLKPVHRRILYGMNELGVTPEKPHKKSARITGDVMGKYHPHGDSSIYEAMVRMAQWWSYRYMLVDGHGNFGSMDGDGAAAQRYTEARMSKIALEMLRDINKNTVNYIDNYDASEREPLVLPARFPNLLVNGATGIAVGMATNIPPHNLGESIDAVKLVMDNPEATTRDIMEVLPGPDFPTGALVMGKSGIHRAYETGKGSIVLRSRTEIEEMKNGRERIVVTEFPYMVNKTKVHEHIVRLVQEKRIDGITAVRDESNREGVRFVIEVRRDASAHVILNNLFKLTQMQTNFSFNMLAIQNGVPKILSLREILLAYIEHQKEVVTRRTAFDKEKAEARAHILAGLLIALDHIDEVIRIIRNSETDAEAQAELMAKFELSERQSQAILDMRLRRLTGLERDKIQSEYDELIALIADLADILAKPERVIAIIKEELDEVKRKFADDRRTELMVGEVLSLEDEDLIEEADVLITLSNKGYIKRLNQAEFTAQKRGGRGVQGTGVKDDDFVKELVSTSTHDRLLFFTNKGRVYRLKGYEIPEYGRTAKGLPVVNLLKLDEGETIQTIINVQQDRSDDSYLFFTTRHGVVKRTSVTEFANIRQNGLKALNLKDEDELINVFLTDGAADVIIGTKFGYSVRFNETAVRSMSRIATGVRGVNLRDGDQVVGAGVIAEGDEVLVITEKGYGKRTLASEYPTKGRGGKGIKTANITDKNGPLAGLMTVTGEEDLMIITNTGVIIRTSVANISQTGRSTMGVKVMRLDQNAQIVTFTSVEADDKEDVAEEENES; this comes from the coding sequence ATGAAAGAAAGGCATTTTTTAATGCAAGACAGAAACTTAGTAAATGTTAATCTGACTAGTGAAATGAAGACTAGTTTCATCGATTACGCAATGAGTGTTATCGTGTCTCGGGCACTTCCAGATGTTCGTGATGGTCTCAAGCCAGTTCACCGTCGGATTCTCTATGGTATGAATGAGCTGGGCGTGACACCTGAGAAGCCTCATAAGAAATCAGCTCGTATCACTGGGGATGTCATGGGTAAGTATCACCCGCATGGTGACTCCTCTATTTATGAAGCGATGGTGCGGATGGCTCAATGGTGGAGCTATCGTTATATGCTAGTAGACGGTCATGGAAACTTTGGTTCGATGGACGGAGACGGAGCCGCTGCCCAGCGTTATACAGAAGCACGTATGAGTAAGATTGCTCTTGAGATGCTTCGTGATATTAATAAAAACACGGTCAATTATATCGATAACTATGATGCCAGCGAGAGAGAGCCTTTAGTCCTTCCTGCTCGCTTCCCTAACCTGCTTGTAAATGGAGCTACAGGAATTGCGGTTGGGATGGCGACCAATATCCCACCACATAATCTTGGTGAGTCTATTGATGCAGTTAAGCTTGTTATGGACAATCCGGAAGCAACGACTCGCGACATCATGGAAGTCCTGCCTGGACCAGATTTTCCAACAGGAGCACTGGTTATGGGCAAGTCCGGTATTCACCGGGCTTATGAAACAGGGAAAGGTTCGATTGTTCTTCGTTCTCGTACTGAAATCGAGGAGATGAAAAATGGCCGTGAGCGAATTGTCGTAACCGAGTTTCCTTACATGGTTAATAAGACTAAGGTTCATGAGCATATTGTTCGTCTGGTGCAGGAAAAACGTATTGACGGTATCACAGCTGTTCGTGATGAGTCCAACCGTGAAGGAGTTCGTTTTGTCATTGAGGTTCGTCGAGATGCCTCTGCACATGTCATTCTAAATAACCTTTTCAAGCTGACTCAGATGCAGACCAATTTCAGCTTCAATATGCTGGCTATTCAAAATGGTGTGCCGAAGATTCTATCTCTGCGTGAGATTTTGTTGGCCTACATTGAGCACCAAAAAGAAGTGGTGACTCGACGGACTGCCTTCGATAAAGAAAAGGCGGAAGCTCGAGCTCACATCTTGGCTGGTTTGCTGATTGCGTTGGATCACATTGATGAAGTGATTCGCATTATCCGTAATAGCGAGACGGACGCAGAAGCCCAAGCTGAATTGATGGCTAAGTTTGAACTTTCTGAGCGCCAGAGTCAGGCTATCCTTGACATGCGTCTGCGTCGTCTGACTGGTTTGGAACGTGATAAGATTCAGTCAGAATACGACGAGCTGATTGCTTTGATTGCGGATTTGGCTGATATTTTGGCTAAGCCAGAGCGAGTTATCGCTATTATCAAGGAAGAGTTAGACGAGGTCAAGCGTAAATTTGCGGATGATCGCCGAACTGAGCTGATGGTGGGGGAAGTTCTTTCTCTTGAAGATGAAGATTTGATTGAGGAAGCGGATGTTTTGATTACCCTGTCTAATAAAGGCTATATCAAACGACTAAATCAAGCTGAATTCACTGCTCAGAAACGTGGTGGCCGCGGTGTTCAAGGAACTGGTGTCAAAGACGATGACTTCGTCAAAGAGCTGGTTTCAACGAGTACTCACGATAGACTGCTCTTCTTTACCAATAAAGGCCGAGTTTATCGTCTCAAAGGATATGAAATTCCTGAGTATGGCCGGACAGCCAAGGGCTTGCCAGTGGTCAATCTCTTGAAGCTGGATGAAGGAGAGACTATTCAGACCATTATTAATGTCCAGCAAGACCGCAGTGATGATTCCTATCTCTTCTTTACTACCCGTCATGGGGTGGTCAAACGGACCAGTGTAACGGAATTTGCTAATATTCGTCAGAACGGTCTTAAGGCTTTGAATTTGAAAGACGAAGACGAGTTAATCAATGTCTTTCTGACAGACGGCGCTGCAGACGTTATCATCGGTACCAAGTTTGGTTATTCTGTCCGCTTCAATGAGACAGCTGTTCGGAGCATGAGCCGTATAGCGACTGGTGTCCGCGGAGTTAATCTTCGAGATGGTGATCAGGTCGTTGGAGCTGGAGTGATTGCTGAGGGAGACGAAGTGCTTGTCATTACCGAAAAAGGCTATGGTAAGCGAACTCTTGCTAGCGAGTACCCAACCAAGGGTCGTGGCGGTAAAGGGATTAAAACAGCCAATATCACTGATAAGAACGGGCCTCTTGCTGGTCTGATGACCGTTACTGGCGAGGAAGATTTGATGATTATCACCAATACAGGTGTCATCATTCGGACCAGTGTGGCTAATATTTCTCAGACCGGCCGCTCAACCATGGGGGTTAAGGTCATGCGTCTGGACCAAAATGCACAGATTGTCACCTTTACTAGCGTCGAAGCAGACGACAAAGAAGATGTAGCAGAGGAAGAAAACGAATCGTAA
- a CDS encoding class A sortase, whose protein sequence is MVQGKRSRKRKQKSKRNIFINIVATLLIIVALGLIFNAQIRNMIMVWHTNQYQVSKVSKDSINKNKNVETSFDFNKVESLSTEAVINAQWKAQQLPVIGGISIPEVSMNLPIFKGLDNAGLYYGAGTMKETQQMGQGNYALASHHVFGITGASNMLFSPLDRAKAGMKIYITDKEQIYTYVITSVETVTPDRTDLIEDTEGVTEITLVTCEDAAATNRTIVKGTLEGSVEYDKAPKEVLESFSKSYNQMQI, encoded by the coding sequence ATGGTACAAGGAAAAAGAAGTCGAAAAAGAAAACAAAAAAGCAAAAGAAATATTTTTATCAATATCGTTGCGACATTATTAATTATTGTGGCTCTTGGCTTAATCTTTAATGCGCAAATCCGAAACATGATTATGGTCTGGCATACCAACCAATATCAGGTTAGCAAGGTTTCTAAAGACTCTATTAATAAAAATAAAAATGTCGAGACTAGCTTTGATTTTAATAAGGTAGAGTCGCTTTCTACAGAAGCGGTCATCAATGCTCAGTGGAAAGCCCAGCAACTGCCCGTTATCGGAGGCATCTCGATTCCAGAAGTATCCATGAATTTGCCAATCTTCAAAGGGCTGGATAATGCTGGATTGTATTATGGTGCTGGTACGATGAAAGAGACTCAGCAGATGGGACAGGGAAATTATGCCTTGGCTAGCCACCATGTCTTTGGCATCACAGGGGCTAGTAACATGCTCTTTTCCCCACTGGATCGTGCCAAGGCTGGTATGAAGATCTATATCACCGATAAAGAGCAAATCTATACATATGTAATCACCAGTGTTGAAACGGTAACTCCAGATCGAACAGATTTGATTGAGGATACTGAAGGCGTTACAGAGATTACTTTGGTTACCTGTGAGGATGCTGCGGCAACCAACCGGACTATTGTCAAAGGAACATTAGAAGGCTCTGTCGAGTATGACAAGGCTCCTAAGGAAGTTCTTGAATCTTTCAGTAAGTCCTATAATCAAATGCAGATTTAA